A window of Lacibacter sediminis contains these coding sequences:
- the hisB gene encoding bifunctional histidinol-phosphatase/imidazoleglycerol-phosphate dehydratase HisB: MKRVLFIDRDGTLINEAPPTYQLDSFDKLTFYPDVFFYLRKIAAELDYELVMPTNQDGMGTDSFPEDTFWPVHNFVLKSLANEGIVFSDVLIDRTFPHENAPTRKPGTGMFAKYLNNPDYDLANSFVIGDRITDVQLAKNLGCKAIWMNIDANLGAAEIQDKVIELRQSTIALETPHWKEIYEFLKLGLRTVTHERNTNETKISVELNVDGSGKANIHTGLGFFDHMLDQIARHGKMDLNITTNGDLHIDEHHTIEDTGIALGEAFGKALADKRGMERYGFALPMDEADAKVLIDFGGRNWIVWNATFKREKIGEMPTEMFFHFFKSFSDAAKCNLNIECHGDNEHHKIEAIFKAFAKAIRMAVKRDPLSNYLPSTKGVL; encoded by the coding sequence ATGAAGCGAGTTTTATTTATCGACAGGGATGGCACACTTATTAATGAAGCCCCTCCTACTTATCAACTCGATTCGTTTGATAAGCTTACATTTTATCCTGATGTGTTCTTTTACCTGCGTAAGATCGCTGCTGAGCTTGACTATGAATTGGTGATGCCAACCAACCAGGATGGCATGGGTACCGATAGTTTCCCCGAAGATACTTTCTGGCCTGTCCACAATTTTGTGCTGAAGAGTTTAGCAAATGAAGGCATTGTGTTTAGTGATGTGTTGATCGACAGAACTTTCCCACATGAGAATGCGCCCACACGTAAACCGGGCACGGGCATGTTTGCCAAATACCTCAACAATCCAGACTATGATCTGGCAAATTCGTTTGTGATTGGTGATCGTATCACCGATGTACAATTGGCAAAGAACCTCGGCTGCAAAGCCATCTGGATGAATATTGATGCTAATCTTGGTGCTGCTGAAATACAGGATAAAGTAATTGAGCTTCGTCAATCAACGATTGCTTTAGAAACACCCCATTGGAAAGAGATCTATGAATTTCTAAAACTCGGTTTGCGTACGGTTACGCATGAACGTAATACCAATGAAACAAAGATCAGTGTTGAACTGAATGTTGACGGCAGCGGCAAAGCAAATATCCACACCGGACTTGGTTTCTTTGATCACATGCTCGACCAGATCGCAAGACATGGCAAGATGGATCTCAACATCACCACCAATGGTGATCTGCATATTGATGAACATCATACCATTGAAGATACCGGCATTGCATTGGGAGAAGCCTTCGGTAAAGCTCTTGCCGATAAGCGTGGCATGGAACGTTATGGCTTTGCATTGCCCATGGATGAGGCCGATGCAAAAGTGCTGATCGATTTCGGCGGCCGCAACTGGATCGTTTGGAATGCAACATTCAAACGGGAAAAGATAGGTGAAATGCCAACGGAAATGTTCTTCCACTTTTTCAAGTCATTCAGCGATGCAGCAAAATGCAACCTTAACATCGAATGTCATGGCGATAATGAACATCACAAGATCGAAGCCATCTTTAAAGCATTTGCCAAAGCCATCCGCATGGCGGTAAAGCGTGATCCGTTGAGTAATTATTTACCATCTACCAAAGGAGTATTGTAA
- a CDS encoding peptidyl-alpha-hydroxyglycine alpha-amidating lyase family protein, with translation MMHTIKICLLLTAVLMIACNNDTDRKNNDQSINYALVDNWPQLPAGYSFGQPTGISIDSKQHIFVFHRAGRKWTTPFPEAFIDKNTILELDAETGTIINEWGANQFIMPHGLTVDKDDNIWVTDVGLHQILKFSHDGQLLMKLGIAKTPGNDSLHFNLPTDVTVANDGSFYVSDGYGNSRVVKFSASGNYLLEWGSKGSDEGEFDIPHGITLDKEENVYVADRQNNRIQVFDKTGKFLRVLKNRDSVPQLPSVTIDSAQELYAIDFDYNLTTDMGNKGSKVFQYDSSGNINFQFGSSGENKRTASWYHDIAVDNNGNIYVGDIRAAKLLKFRKK, from the coding sequence ATGATGCATACAATAAAAATTTGCCTGTTACTTACTGCTGTTTTGATGATTGCCTGCAATAATGATACAGACAGGAAGAATAATGATCAGTCAATCAACTATGCATTAGTTGACAATTGGCCGCAGTTGCCTGCCGGGTATTCGTTTGGTCAGCCAACAGGAATAAGTATTGACAGTAAACAACACATTTTTGTTTTTCACCGGGCAGGAAGAAAATGGACGACGCCTTTTCCCGAAGCATTTATTGATAAGAATACCATACTGGAGCTTGATGCTGAAACAGGAACGATCATCAATGAATGGGGGGCTAACCAGTTTATTATGCCGCATGGGTTAACGGTTGATAAGGATGATAATATTTGGGTGACCGATGTTGGTTTACATCAGATATTAAAATTCAGTCATGACGGACAATTATTAATGAAGCTGGGTATTGCAAAAACTCCCGGCAACGATTCCTTGCATTTTAATTTACCCACTGATGTTACAGTGGCCAATGATGGTTCTTTTTATGTGAGTGATGGTTATGGCAACAGCAGGGTGGTAAAGTTCTCGGCTTCGGGTAACTATTTACTGGAATGGGGATCAAAAGGAAGTGATGAAGGTGAGTTTGATATACCACATGGTATTACGCTTGATAAAGAAGAAAACGTTTATGTAGCCGACAGGCAAAACAACCGCATCCAGGTGTTTGATAAGACCGGTAAATTTCTGCGGGTGTTGAAGAATAGAGATTCCGTACCGCAACTGCCATCTGTAACAATCGACAGTGCGCAAGAACTTTACGCCATCGATTTTGATTATAACCTGACAACTGATATGGGCAACAAGGGTTCAAAGGTTTTTCAATACGACAGTTCAGGAAATATCAATTTTCAATTTGGCAGCAGTGGAGAAAATAAACGAACAGCTTCCTGGTATCATGATATTGCAGTTGATAACAATGGAAATATTTATGTGGGTGATATAAGGGCGGCAAAGCTGTTGAAGTTTCGCAAGAAGTAA
- a CDS encoding 2-dehydro-3-deoxyphosphooctonate aldolase, giving the protein MKHVLFAFVAFTALTFSSCTGSKKTAQSNNPANGETGQRIHYAMLDQQTFALTTITSDESYGYSQNTAIKVGGVKESSGPFNERRFLNALLGPNGETITYMRRGSCCAFKTANGFNNVGLLDIYEVIYEGLDKPITLYINMYDYGELKAPKGFTYRK; this is encoded by the coding sequence ATGAAACATGTACTTTTTGCCTTCGTGGCTTTTACCGCACTAACTTTTAGTTCCTGTACCGGCAGCAAAAAAACTGCACAATCAAATAACCCTGCTAATGGAGAGACTGGTCAGAGGATTCATTATGCAATGCTTGATCAGCAGACGTTTGCATTAACAACCATTACATCAGATGAGTCATACGGTTACAGCCAGAATACAGCCATAAAGGTTGGTGGCGTAAAAGAGAGTAGTGGCCCATTTAATGAACGTCGCTTTTTAAATGCTTTACTTGGGCCAAACGGTGAAACAATTACTTATATGCGAAGAGGAAGTTGTTGTGCCTTTAAAACAGCAAACGGTTTTAACAATGTAGGTCTGCTCGATATATACGAAGTAATTTATGAAGGACTCGACAAGCCAATTACCCTTTACATTAACATGTATGACTACGGAGAACTGAAAGCACCGAAAGGATTTACTTATCGTAAGTGA
- a CDS encoding alanine/glycine:cation symporter family protein, protein MGSFEKFIDLANSIIWSNALIYLLLAIGIYFSFRMRFFQIRLIKDMVRLLINNDKSKAGISSFQALSVSLSGRVGTGNIAGVATAIFIGGPGAIFWMWLTAFLGSGSAFVESALAQIYKRKEKGEYRGGPAYYIEKGFRNKKIAKPYAIAFAICTIVATGLLLPGVQSNGIAAAVKSAFSIDHVYTGIVLAVLLGLIIFGGIKAIANVAQYVVPFMAIGYILIAVIVLVMNYTKIPEVFSLIITSAFGAKATFGGIIGAMITIGVKRGVYSNEAGQGTGAHPAAAAEVSHPAKQGLVQAFSVYIDTLFVCSATAFMILVTGMYNVKGTDDQLIINNNVYYTQDGVKHPDGSATYTQAAIDKTFNGKEIFDESYVGAGSYFVAIALFFFAFTTLMAYYYIAETNVAYLTRKRGGPALMFLLKIAILLAVFFGCVRTAKVAWGLGDMGVGLMAWLNIIAILVLQKPALLAFKDYEKQKAEGKDPVFDPVPLGIKDADFWEQEFKEQKS, encoded by the coding sequence ATGGGCAGCTTCGAGAAATTTATTGACCTGGCGAACTCCATTATCTGGAGCAATGCACTCATCTATCTTTTACTTGCTATTGGTATTTATTTTTCGTTCAGGATGCGATTTTTCCAGATCCGTTTAATAAAAGATATGGTCAGACTACTGATCAATAACGACAAATCAAAAGCGGGCATCTCTTCATTCCAGGCACTATCGGTTTCTTTATCGGGCCGGGTGGGTACCGGAAATATTGCAGGCGTTGCTACCGCTATTTTTATTGGAGGACCAGGTGCTATTTTCTGGATGTGGTTAACTGCATTTCTTGGTTCCGGCTCTGCGTTTGTTGAATCGGCATTGGCACAAATCTACAAGCGCAAAGAAAAAGGTGAATACAGAGGTGGCCCTGCCTATTATATTGAAAAAGGATTTCGCAATAAGAAAATTGCAAAACCGTATGCCATTGCATTTGCAATTTGCACGATCGTTGCAACAGGATTACTGTTACCTGGTGTTCAGTCAAATGGTATTGCTGCAGCTGTAAAAAGCGCATTCAGTATTGACCATGTTTACACAGGAATTGTGCTGGCAGTTTTATTAGGGCTTATCATTTTCGGCGGCATTAAAGCCATTGCCAACGTAGCCCAGTATGTTGTTCCCTTTATGGCAATCGGCTATATTCTGATAGCTGTTATTGTATTAGTGATGAACTATACAAAAATCCCTGAAGTGTTTTCATTAATCATTACAAGTGCTTTTGGAGCCAAGGCAACATTTGGTGGCATTATAGGAGCCATGATTACTATTGGTGTAAAACGTGGTGTTTACAGCAATGAAGCAGGACAAGGTACAGGCGCACACCCCGCCGCTGCTGCAGAAGTATCACACCCGGCAAAACAAGGGTTGGTGCAGGCTTTCTCTGTATATATTGATACGCTGTTTGTTTGTTCTGCAACAGCTTTTATGATTCTTGTTACAGGCATGTATAATGTAAAGGGAACCGATGACCAATTGATCATCAACAATAACGTGTACTACACACAGGATGGAGTAAAACATCCTGATGGCAGTGCAACATATACGCAAGCTGCTATTGATAAAACTTTTAACGGTAAAGAAATATTTGATGAAAGTTACGTTGGCGCAGGAAGCTACTTTGTTGCCATTGCATTATTTTTCTTTGCCTTTACAACACTTATGGCCTACTATTATATTGCTGAAACGAATGTGGCCTACCTTACCCGGAAACGGGGCGGACCTGCATTGATGTTTCTGTTGAAAATTGCCATCCTTCTTGCGGTTTTCTTTGGCTGTGTACGTACAGCAAAAGTTGCATGGGGCCTGGGCGATATGGGTGTTGGCCTGATGGCCTGGCTCAACATTATTGCCATTCTTGTTTTGCAAAAACCAGCCCTGCTTGCATTCAAAGATTACGAAAAACAAAAAGCTGAAGGAAAAGATCCGGTGTTTGATCCCGTTCCGTTAGGAATAAAGGATGCTGATTTTTGGGAACAAGAGTTTAAAGAACAGAAATCTTAG
- a CDS encoding DUF3703 domain-containing protein, whose amino-acid sequence MNLNTSMPKSLKPYFLKELNEYKTAVRRNDLQMAWRHLEKAHVIGQAYPFEHSYVHWKMFLFGIKIKDGKEIVGQIPRLLVGGVKSFVGKIPVGNTGGANVPPLKPLPIEEEIAEIFRKAGLSVPG is encoded by the coding sequence ATGAACTTAAATACAAGTATGCCAAAATCGTTGAAGCCATACTTTCTGAAAGAGTTAAACGAGTATAAAACGGCGGTGCGGAGGAATGATCTGCAAATGGCATGGCGGCATTTAGAAAAAGCACATGTCATAGGGCAGGCATACCCGTTTGAACACAGTTATGTGCATTGGAAAATGTTTCTCTTCGGAATAAAAATTAAGGACGGTAAAGAAATTGTTGGACAGATCCCACGGTTATTGGTGGGTGGTGTAAAATCATTTGTTGGAAAAATACCAGTTGGCAATACCGGAGGTGCAAACGTGCCGCCTTTAAAACCATTGCCGATTGAAGAAGAGATTGCTGAAATTTTCAGAAAGGCCGGTTTAAGTGTGCCGGGCTGA
- a CDS encoding alpha/beta fold hydrolase, with protein MNRYLVSILLVISVNATQLISAQSSAKPVYVIVHGAWGGTWAFKKTDSLMTATGAIVYRPSLTGQGERVHLASLEVGLNTHINDVVNMILYEDLHNVILVGHSYGGMVITGVADRVQERISKLIYLDAFVPDHGESVLTIQGARADGLMKMASNGYLIPAWVKPGQAPPKDVPHPVKTFTDTISLTNTKRLSLPTTYILTVAKGVDASADDFALQAERAKKKGWPVVQLEADHNPQWSAVEALVEMLLKVGK; from the coding sequence ATGAATCGATATTTGGTTTCAATACTGCTCGTCATTTCAGTCAACGCTACACAACTCATCTCTGCTCAATCATCAGCAAAACCCGTGTATGTAATTGTGCATGGTGCATGGGGTGGCACTTGGGCTTTCAAAAAAACGGACTCGTTAATGACAGCAACAGGAGCGATCGTATATCGTCCGTCATTAACAGGGCAGGGAGAACGAGTGCATCTTGCATCACTTGAAGTGGGATTGAATACGCATATCAATGACGTAGTGAATATGATCTTGTATGAAGATTTGCATAATGTTATTCTTGTTGGACATAGTTATGGTGGCATGGTCATTACAGGTGTGGCTGATCGTGTGCAGGAACGAATCAGTAAATTAATTTACCTCGATGCGTTTGTACCTGATCACGGAGAAAGTGTGTTAACCATACAAGGTGCACGTGCTGATGGATTAATGAAAATGGCCAGCAATGGTTATCTGATACCTGCATGGGTAAAACCGGGGCAGGCGCCACCGAAAGATGTACCACATCCTGTAAAAACATTTACCGATACCATTTCGCTTACGAATACAAAACGGTTAAGCTTGCCCACTACTTATATTCTTACTGTTGCAAAAGGTGTTGATGCTTCAGCCGATGATTTTGCATTGCAGGCGGAACGTGCAAAAAAGAAAGGCTGGCCTGTTGTGCAACTGGAAGCAGATCATAATCCGCAATGGTCGGCAGTGGAAGCATTGGTGGAGATGTTATTGAAAGTGGGAAAGTAA
- a CDS encoding patatin-like phospholipase family protein encodes MNQTADHKLLLHQSLVSLFGEMNDEQIENILSVTTMLAFEAGEYLFQQGEKGHSFYIVLSGRFRAIQHTENDIFILGDISAGEPIGEFSLFTQEPHSASVVALRRSLILQLEDDNYKTLVQQFPSFAGTITKFIIERMRRNNHQTKMDAAPKNIAVVNLQPTNDVSAYTGAIQDELGKMGLGISIYDYASHSGENDHSVFDDMEKQPGLNFLVCDMENPEWAKQCIAYCDLVIIATDFYADCHIYEIEKVLHLYSDNVMNKKIYLLLLHEENAPLPFNTRRWFNQRKVDLHLHMRKNKAADIRRFCRIVTHQATGLVLGGGGARGFAHVGAAKALLEAGIEFDFIGGTSAGAVYGAGLSFLDFDFDKANAMCKLAADSKLTSNDLTLPIVSLMSGKKIRKFLDTMFGDSHLEDLWVYTYCVSTNFSSASLKIHDRGLTQLQVSASMAIPGVFPPVIINKHLHIDGGVIDNLPVEAMYKKPVRHVIAVSLSAEETAMFDLHEVPTSWELFWSKITNTATHQLPGISSILVNSITINSRHRQESSKTNVSVFLDLDLKEFKFLDWNNWKQLIEKGYTQTKQKLIETKQESQFWK; translated from the coding sequence ATGAATCAAACAGCCGACCACAAGTTGCTCTTACACCAATCTTTGGTAAGTTTATTTGGAGAAATGAATGATGAGCAGATAGAGAATATTTTAAGCGTGACAACCATGCTTGCATTTGAGGCAGGTGAATACCTGTTTCAACAAGGCGAGAAAGGACATTCGTTCTACATCGTTTTATCCGGCCGTTTCAGAGCCATTCAACATACGGAAAACGATATTTTTATTCTGGGTGATATTTCAGCCGGTGAACCCATTGGTGAGTTTTCCCTGTTTACTCAAGAGCCACACAGTGCATCGGTGGTTGCATTACGCAGATCGCTTATCCTGCAACTGGAAGATGATAACTATAAAACACTCGTGCAGCAATTTCCTTCCTTCGCCGGCACTATTACAAAGTTTATTATTGAACGGATGCGCCGCAACAATCATCAAACAAAAATGGATGCGGCACCGAAAAATATTGCAGTGGTAAATCTGCAACCGACGAATGATGTAAGCGCTTATACAGGCGCTATCCAGGACGAATTAGGAAAGATGGGTTTAGGCATCAGTATTTATGATTATGCTTCGCATTCAGGTGAAAATGATCATAGCGTGTTTGATGACATGGAAAAACAACCCGGTCTTAATTTCCTGGTGTGTGATATGGAAAATCCTGAATGGGCAAAGCAATGCATTGCATACTGCGATCTTGTGATCATTGCAACAGATTTTTATGCCGACTGTCACATATACGAGATTGAAAAAGTATTGCATTTGTATTCAGACAATGTGATGAATAAAAAGATCTACCTGTTGTTGTTGCATGAAGAGAACGCACCGTTGCCATTTAACACAAGACGATGGTTTAACCAACGAAAGGTGGATCTGCATTTGCACATGCGAAAAAATAAGGCAGCTGATATACGCAGGTTTTGCCGCATTGTTACACATCAGGCAACCGGATTAGTATTGGGTGGAGGAGGTGCAAGAGGGTTTGCACATGTGGGAGCTGCAAAAGCATTACTCGAAGCTGGTATTGAGTTTGATTTTATTGGTGGCACAAGTGCGGGAGCGGTGTATGGCGCAGGATTATCGTTTCTTGATTTTGATTTTGATAAGGCAAATGCCATGTGTAAGCTTGCGGCTGATAGTAAATTAACCTCAAACGATTTAACATTGCCGATTGTTTCGTTGATGTCGGGTAAAAAGATCCGGAAGTTTTTAGATACTATGTTTGGTGATTCGCATCTTGAAGATCTGTGGGTTTACACTTATTGTGTGTCGACTAATTTTTCAAGTGCATCATTAAAAATTCATGACAGGGGTTTAACACAACTGCAGGTATCAGCGAGCATGGCGATACCCGGTGTATTTCCTCCTGTGATCATCAATAAACATCTGCACATTGATGGTGGTGTAATTGATAATCTCCCGGTTGAAGCAATGTATAAAAAACCGGTGCGGCATGTTATTGCTGTTTCCTTATCGGCTGAAGAAACAGCAATGTTCGATCTGCACGAAGTGCCTACTTCCTGGGAACTGTTCTGGAGTAAGATCACCAATACAGCAACTCATCAACTGCCAGGCATCTCATCTATACTTGTAAACAGCATCACCATCAACAGCAGGCACAGGCAGGAGAGCAGTAAAACAAATGTCTCTGTATTTCTGGATCTTGATCTGAAAGAATTTAAATTTCTGGATTGGAATAACTGGAAACAGCTCATTGAAAAAGGATACACTCAAACCAAACAAAAGCTTATCGAAACAAAACAGGAATCGCAGTTCTGGAAATAG
- a CDS encoding universal stress protein: MKTILVPIDFSSTSLNAASYALQYARQVGGKLMLMHAYRQPLLFPLYQGVEVSPEGMREIKKKELELVANQLAELEPLIKVEHMMFDGELVDVLTSLTDAMQVAFIVMGITGAGKLKERYIGSNTLAVAKSCKVPVLIVPENAVFTRINDIGLTTDFRDVIKTIPDHIVSELIKSTGARLHVLNVDFKNRQWTNDTPFQSGLVETMFQQYHPQYHFIDKQDMVEGLNEYANKFSIELLLVIPQKHNLIEKIFSGSHTKELIFHSDVPVMVMHE, encoded by the coding sequence ATGAAAACGATTCTTGTTCCCATCGATTTCTCCTCCACTTCACTGAATGCCGCTTCATATGCTTTACAATATGCCCGGCAAGTGGGCGGTAAGCTCATGCTAATGCATGCATACCGGCAGCCATTGCTTTTTCCGTTATATCAAGGCGTTGAAGTTTCGCCTGAGGGAATGCGTGAGATCAAGAAAAAAGAACTGGAATTAGTAGCCAATCAGCTTGCGGAACTGGAACCATTGATCAAAGTGGAACATATGATGTTTGACGGGGAACTGGTTGACGTACTTACATCGCTCACCGATGCGATGCAGGTAGCTTTCATTGTAATGGGCATAACAGGTGCAGGTAAACTGAAAGAGAGATACATTGGCAGCAACACACTGGCTGTAGCAAAAAGTTGCAAAGTGCCCGTGTTGATCGTTCCTGAAAATGCAGTGTTTACACGCATCAACGATATTGGTTTAACAACCGATTTCAGAGATGTGATAAAAACAATACCTGATCATATAGTAAGTGAACTGATCAAATCAACAGGAGCAAGATTACATGTGCTGAATGTAGATTTTAAGAACAGGCAGTGGACAAACGACACTCCTTTCCAAAGCGGATTAGTAGAAACAATGTTCCAGCAATATCATCCACAATACCACTTTATCGACAAACAGGATATGGTTGAAGGATTGAATGAGTATGCCAATAAATTCAGTATTGAATTATTATTGGTGATACCGCAGAAACATAACCTGATTGAAAAAATATTTTCAGGCAGTCATACAAAAGAACTGATCTTTCACAGCGATGTGCCTGTAATGGTGATGCATGAGTAA
- a CDS encoding GNAT family N-acetyltransferase → MQESINTNSRIIFSFDRKPTADELIELYNNAGLPRPTNDKDRMQKMIDNSNLIVTAWDNDLLVGVSRCITDWVWSCYLADLAVRHEYKKEGIGKKLINLTKEKVGEQSMVLLLSVPSAMEYYPKVGFVKQESSFIMNRAE, encoded by the coding sequence ATGCAGGAATCAATAAACACAAACTCAAGAATAATATTTTCTTTCGATCGTAAGCCAACGGCTGATGAACTAATAGAACTCTACAACAATGCTGGCTTACCTCGTCCAACAAATGACAAAGATCGGATGCAGAAAATGATCGACAACTCAAACCTAATAGTTACAGCGTGGGACAATGATTTATTGGTGGGTGTTTCCCGTTGTATTACCGATTGGGTGTGGAGTTGTTACCTTGCCGATCTTGCAGTAAGACATGAGTATAAAAAAGAAGGGATCGGCAAAAAGCTCATCAACTTAACAAAGGAGAAAGTAGGTGAGCAATCGATGGTGCTGCTGTTATCTGTTCCGTCAGCTATGGAATATTATCCAAAAGTTGGTTTTGTAAAACAGGAAAGCAGTTTCATTATGAACAGGGCTGAATAG